Proteins from a single region of Siphonobacter curvatus:
- a CDS encoding c-type cytochrome: MKAYLVYGLIVAWTLLGTRAGFAQKATFYRDVQPLIHTNCAVCHRPGEAAPFSLISYEDVSKRSKFIRKVINSGYMPPWRADDHYVDFANKRSLTPEQIKTITDWIDNDMPKGKVNTEAETALQKRTQAGTAYHRVPDLTLSMPKPFLQKGDGVERFMVFKIPFELAEAMNVEALEFTSSNKKVIHHANFAIHPVEDPAISLTQSIEQVDLNSADSWRYQEWMPYKKKMTYYGGWIPGASPESYPKGMGWVMPKRGVVLLTVHFAPTSRDEETVSGVNFFFKKEPIRRTVNVISLGSGGIGEKEITPPLFLFGGDVKTCSLKVAYRNKPITLLYAWPHMHQIGKEFTAYATKAEGDTLPLVHIPQWDFRWQELYRYKKPVIVPTGSTVHVIGKYDNTDENPMNPFKPAKLITSDGNMRSDQEMMTLILVYITYEPGDENLAFD, encoded by the coding sequence ATGAAAGCTTACCTAGTATACGGTTTAATCGTAGCCTGGACTTTGCTCGGAACACGGGCGGGTTTCGCTCAAAAAGCTACTTTCTACCGCGACGTACAACCCCTCATTCACACCAATTGTGCCGTCTGCCACCGTCCCGGCGAGGCGGCTCCTTTCTCACTGATTTCGTACGAAGACGTTAGCAAACGTTCCAAGTTCATCCGAAAAGTCATTAACTCGGGTTATATGCCTCCCTGGCGGGCGGATGATCATTATGTTGATTTTGCCAACAAACGTAGTCTGACGCCTGAACAGATTAAAACGATTACCGACTGGATTGACAATGACATGCCGAAGGGCAAAGTGAACACGGAAGCGGAAACAGCCCTGCAAAAACGAACGCAGGCCGGCACGGCGTATCATCGCGTTCCTGATCTGACGCTCTCGATGCCCAAACCTTTTCTGCAAAAAGGCGACGGCGTGGAACGGTTCATGGTGTTTAAAATTCCCTTCGAACTAGCGGAGGCAATGAATGTGGAAGCCCTGGAATTTACTTCTTCTAATAAGAAAGTCATTCACCACGCCAACTTCGCCATCCACCCGGTAGAAGACCCCGCCATTAGCCTGACCCAAAGCATTGAGCAGGTCGATTTAAATTCAGCCGATTCCTGGCGGTACCAGGAATGGATGCCCTACAAAAAGAAAATGACCTATTACGGCGGCTGGATTCCCGGAGCCTCTCCCGAAAGTTATCCGAAAGGCATGGGCTGGGTCATGCCCAAACGTGGCGTCGTTTTGTTAACTGTCCACTTCGCTCCGACGAGTAGAGACGAAGAAACCGTTAGTGGCGTGAATTTCTTCTTCAAAAAAGAGCCAATTCGTCGTACCGTCAACGTGATTAGTCTGGGTTCGGGAGGAATTGGTGAAAAGGAGATCACCCCGCCCCTGTTCCTGTTTGGGGGCGATGTGAAAACCTGTAGTCTGAAAGTTGCCTACCGCAACAAGCCCATTACGCTGCTGTACGCCTGGCCCCACATGCACCAGATCGGCAAAGAATTTACGGCGTATGCCACCAAGGCCGAAGGCGATACCCTGCCACTGGTCCACATTCCGCAGTGGGACTTTCGCTGGCAGGAATTGTATCGTTACAAAAAACCGGTCATTGTTCCCACCGGATCAACGGTACACGTCATTGGAAAATACGATAACACGGATGAAAATCCGATGAACCCCTTTAAACCTGCCAAACTCATTACTTCCGATGGAAACATGCGAAGTGATCAGGAAATGATGACGCTCATTCTGGTGTACATCA